CTATGTATTCAGGGTTTCCATTAGGTCCTTTTCATCTCCTGATAGCGCTTGAAATGTTCGTCATCGTCTTGATTTTCGCACGTCTTCACAAAGCAAAAAAGAACGTGTTGAAATGGATTGTTTTCATTGTCGCAAACGGCTTACTGGCACCACTGCCATTTTACTTTCTCATTTCACCGGCTTTCTTTATAGCTGCAGTCCCAGCCATTTTCATCGCGACAGTCATAAACGCCATGATCGCAGCAATCATATACCCAGCATTAAAACATGTTAAAGGTAAAGGATTAGGTGGATTTCAATGA
This genomic window from Sporosarcina sp. Marseille-Q4063 contains:
- a CDS encoding ECF transporter S component translates to MKLKHLTLTAMFTALCAVGGLVKIPMGIGSTALDSAPALLSAAFLPPVFSGTAALLGHIASAMYSGFPLGPFHLLIALEMFVIVLIFARLHKAKKNVLKWIVFIVANGLLAPLPFYFLISPAFFIAAVPAIFIATVINAMIAAIIYPALKHVKGKGLGGFQ